One window of the Drosophila ananassae strain 14024-0371.13 chromosome 4 unlocalized genomic scaffold, ASM1763931v2 tig00000054, whole genome shotgun sequence genome contains the following:
- the LOC116655100 gene encoding uncharacterized protein LOC116655100 isoform X2 has product MEQLKRIKGVRGRLKSSLTKLLYTAENSSASIGVDVEVLLVRPDKVWNDFELAGDDLSVLDVEGWVDPADDYGMYEAKYLKARALLFSLKRSQKPTTPTTKRHAKGDSIANNDAISRLVQQQQEFFERLEATLTPTQAEAAAPVRETELPKIHIKPFGGFYKIIYNRYMRGTAMQLFFEEPANNGRHCRSSYYFFLKILQNILQMLYFNLKIV; this is encoded by the exons ATGGAACAACTCAAACGGATAAAGGGAGTGAGGGGCCGTCTCAAATCCAGCCTCACCAAACTGCTATACACAGCagaaaactcttccgcatcaaTCGGCGTTGACGTGGAGGTACTGCTAGTCAGGCCCGACAAAGTTTGGAATGATTTCGAACTTGCCGGAGATGATCTGAGCGTGCTTGACGTCGAGGGCTGGGTTGATCCTGCGGATGACTACGGCATGTATGAGGCGAAGTACCTAAAAGCCCGTGCGCTTTTATTTTCCCTCAAGCGCTCACAGAAGccgacaacaccaacaacaaagaGACATGCAAAAGGAGACTCAATAGCTAACAACGACGCTATTTCTCGCTtagtgcagcaacaacaagagttCTTCGAACGCCTCGAAGCAACTTTAACACCAACCCAGGCTGAAGCCGCGGCTCCAGTAAGGGAGACAGAATTACCGAAAATTCACATAAAACCGTTTGGTGGCTTTTACAAG ataATCTACAACCGATATATGAGGGGCACCGCAATGCAACTTTTTTTCGAGGAGCCTGCTAATAATGGTCGCCATTGCCGtagttcttattatttttttctgaaaattttacaaaacattcTTCAAATGTTGTACTTCAatctaaaaatagtttaa
- the LOC116655099 gene encoding uncharacterized protein LOC116655099 isoform X1, with translation MEQLKRIKGVRGRLKSSLTKLLYTAENSSASIGVDVEVLLVRPDKVWNDFELAGDDLSVLDVEGWVDPADDYGMYEAKYLKARALLFSLKRSQEPTTPTTKRHAKGDSIANNDAISRLVQQQQEFFERLEATLTPTQAEAAAPVRETELPKIHIKPFGGFYKVWPAFKALYISTVHSKQQKYHYLKSFLIDEAASLVRHLPISETAYDNAWERLNARYDRARQIIHNLLDIFMELPSTNNREIIYNRYMRGTAMQLFFEEPANNGRHCRSSYYFFLKILQNILQMLYFNLKIV, from the exons ATGGAACAACTCAAACGGATAAAGGGAGTGAGGGGCCGTCTCAAATCCAGCCTCACCAAACTGCTATACACAGCagaaaactcttccgcatcaaTCGGCGTTGACGTGGAGGTACTGCTAGTCAGGCCCGACAAAGTTTGGAATGATTTCGAACTTGCCGGAGATGATCTGAGCGTGCTTGACGTCGAGGGCTGGGTTGATCCTGCGGATGACTACGGCATGTATGAGGCGAAGTACCTAAAAGCCCGTGCGCTTTTATTTTCCCTCAAGCGCTCACAGGAGccgacaacaccaacaacaaagaGACATGCAAAAGGAGACTCAATAGCTAACAACGACGCTATTTCTCGCTtagtgcagcaacaacaagagttCTTCGAACGCCTCGAAGCGACTTTAACACCAACCCAGGCTGAAGCCGCGGCTCCAGTAAGGGAGACAGAATTACCGAAAATTCACATAAAACCGTTTGGTGGCTTTTACAAGGTATGGCCAGCCTTCAAAGCACTGTATATAAGCACTGTACATAGCAAGCAACAGAAATACCACTATCTAAAATCGTTTCTCATAGATGAGGCTGCAAGTTTGGTACGCCACTTGCCGATTTCTGAGACCGCATATGACAACGCTTGGGAGCGCCTCAATGCGAGATACGATCGAGCACGTCAAATTATTCACAACCTGTTGGACATCTTTATGGAGCTACCATCGACTAACAATAGAGAG ataATCTACAACCGATATATGAGGGGCACCGCAATGCAACTTTTTTTCGAGGAGCCTGCTAATAATGGTCGCCATTGCCGtagttcttattatttttttctgaaaattttacaaaacattcTTCAAATGTTGTACTTCAatctaaaaatagtttaa
- the LOC116655100 gene encoding uncharacterized protein LOC116655100 isoform X1 encodes MEQLKRIKGVRGRLKSSLTKLLYTAENSSASIGVDVEVLLVRPDKVWNDFELAGDDLSVLDVEGWVDPADDYGMYEAKYLKARALLFSLKRSQKPTTPTTKRHAKGDSIANNDAISRLVQQQQEFFERLEATLTPTQAEAAAPVRETELPKIHIKPFGGFYKMRLQVWYATCRFLRPHMTTLGSASMRDTIDHVKLFTTCWTSLYIIHNIIDQVSLESFFQICLNFYFLNNKLADFFPQKSRFLLQSVPKNLKIGSSKNPPRVTWEKCLSNDRTLIF; translated from the exons ATGGAACAACTCAAACGGATAAAGGGAGTGAGGGGCCGTCTCAAATCCAGCCTCACCAAACTGCTATACACAGCagaaaactcttccgcatcaaTCGGCGTTGACGTGGAGGTACTGCTAGTCAGGCCCGACAAAGTTTGGAATGATTTCGAACTTGCCGGAGATGATCTGAGCGTGCTTGACGTCGAGGGCTGGGTTGATCCTGCGGATGACTACGGCATGTATGAGGCGAAGTACCTAAAAGCCCGTGCGCTTTTATTTTCCCTCAAGCGCTCACAGAAGccgacaacaccaacaacaaagaGACATGCAAAAGGAGACTCAATAGCTAACAACGACGCTATTTCTCGCTtagtgcagcaacaacaagagttCTTCGAACGCCTCGAAGCAACTTTAACACCAACCCAGGCTGAAGCCGCGGCTCCAGTAAGGGAGACAGAATTACCGAAAATTCACATAAAACCGTTTGGTGGCTTTTACAAG ATGAGGCTGCAAGTTTGGTACGCCACTTGCCGATTTCTGAGACCGCATATGACAACGCTTGGGAGCGCCTCAATGCGAGATACGATCGACCACGTCAAATTATTCACAACCTGTTGGACATCTTTATACATAATACATAACATAATTGACCAGGTATCCCTGGAgagttttttccaaatttgtttaaatttctattttttaaataacaaattagccgatttttttcctcaaaaatcACGTTTTTTACTTCAAAGTgttcccaaaaatttaaaaatcggaTCTTCTAAAAACCCTCCCAGGGTTACCTGGGAAAAATGTCTATCTAACGATAgaactttaattttttga
- the LOC116655099 gene encoding uncharacterized protein LOC116655099 isoform X2, whose protein sequence is MEQLKRIKGVRGRLKSSLTKLLYTAENSSASIGVDVEVLLVRPDKVWNDFELAGDDLSVLDVEGWVDPADDYGMYEAKYLKARALLFSLKRSQEPTTPTTKRHAKGDSIANNDAISRLVQQQQEFFERLEATLTPTQAEAAAPVRETELPKIHIKPFGGFYKMRLQVWYATCRFLRPHMTTLGSASMRDTIEHVKLFTTCWTSLWSYHRLTIER, encoded by the exons ATGGAACAACTCAAACGGATAAAGGGAGTGAGGGGCCGTCTCAAATCCAGCCTCACCAAACTGCTATACACAGCagaaaactcttccgcatcaaTCGGCGTTGACGTGGAGGTACTGCTAGTCAGGCCCGACAAAGTTTGGAATGATTTCGAACTTGCCGGAGATGATCTGAGCGTGCTTGACGTCGAGGGCTGGGTTGATCCTGCGGATGACTACGGCATGTATGAGGCGAAGTACCTAAAAGCCCGTGCGCTTTTATTTTCCCTCAAGCGCTCACAGGAGccgacaacaccaacaacaaagaGACATGCAAAAGGAGACTCAATAGCTAACAACGACGCTATTTCTCGCTtagtgcagcaacaacaagagttCTTCGAACGCCTCGAAGCGACTTTAACACCAACCCAGGCTGAAGCCGCGGCTCCAGTAAGGGAGACAGAATTACCGAAAATTCACATAAAACCGTTTGGTGGCTTTTACAAG ATGAGGCTGCAAGTTTGGTACGCCACTTGCCGATTTCTGAGACCGCATATGACAACGCTTGGGAGCGCCTCAATGCGAGATACGATCGAGCACGTCAAATTATTCACAACCTGTTGGACATCTTTATGGAGCTACCATCGACTAACAATAGAGAG ataA
- the LOC116655094 gene encoding uncharacterized protein LOC116655094 isoform X1: MEQLKRIKGVRGRLKSSLTKLLYTAENSSASIGVDVEVLLVRPDKVWNDFELAGDDLSVLDVEGWVDPADDYGMYEAKYLKARALLFSLKRSQEPTTPTTKRHAKGDSIANNDAISRLVQQQQEFFERLEATLTPTQAEAAAPVRETELPKIHIKPFGGFYKVWPAFKALYISTVHSKQQKYHYLKSFLIDEAASLVRHLPISETAYDNAWERLNARYDRPRQIIHNLFDIFMELPSTNNREIIYNRYMRGTAMQLFFEEPANNGRHCRSSYYFFLKILQNILHMLYFNLKIV, from the exons ATGGAACAACTCAAACGGATAAAGGGAGTGAGGGGCCGTCTCAAATCCAGCCTCACCAAACTGCTATACACAGCagaaaactcttccgcatcaaTCGGCGTTGACGTGGAGGTACTGCTAGTCAGGCCCGACAAAGTTTGGAATGATTTCGAACTTGCCGGAGATGATCTGAGCGTGCTTGACGTCGAGGGCTGGGTTGATCCTGCGGATGACTACGGCATGTATGAGGCGAAGTACCTAAAAGCCCGTGCGCTTTTATTTTCCCTCAAGCGCTCACAGGAGccgacaacaccaacaacaaagaGACATGCAAAAGGAGACTCAATAGCTAACAACGACGCTATTTCTCGCTtagtgcagcaacaacaagagttCTTCGAACGCCTCGAAGCAACTTTAACACCAACCCAGGCTGAAGCCGCGGCACCAGTAAGGGAGACAGAATTACCGAAAATTCACATAAAACCGTTTGGTGGCTTTTACAAGGTATGGCCAGCCTTCAAAGCACTGTATATAAGCACTGTACATAGCAAGCAACAGAAATACCACTATCTAAAATCGTTTCTCATAGATGAGGCTGCAAGTTTGGTACGCCACTTGCCGATTTCTGAGACCGCATATGACAACGCTTGGGAGCGCCTCAATGCGAGATACGATCGACCACGTCAAATTATTCACAACCTGTTTGACATCTTTATGGAGCTACCATCGACTAACAATAGAGAG ataATCTACAACCGATATATGAGGGGCACCGCAATGCAACTTTTTTTCGAGGAGCCTGCTAATAATGGTCGCCATTGCCGtagttcttattatttttttctgaaaattttacaaaacattcTTCATATGTTGTACTTCAatctaaaaatagtttaa
- the LOC116655094 gene encoding uncharacterized protein LOC116655094 isoform X3, whose protein sequence is MEQLKRIKGVRGRLKSSLTKLLYTAENSSASIGVDVEVLLVRPDKVWNDFELAGDDLSVLDVEGWVDPADDYGMYEAKYLKARALLFSLKRSQEPTTPTTKRHAKGDSIANNDAISRLVQQQQEFFERLEATLTPTQAEAAAPVRETELPKIHIKPFGGFYKIIYNRYMRGTAMQLFFEEPANNGRHCRSSYYFFLKILQNILHMLYFNLKIV, encoded by the exons ATGGAACAACTCAAACGGATAAAGGGAGTGAGGGGCCGTCTCAAATCCAGCCTCACCAAACTGCTATACACAGCagaaaactcttccgcatcaaTCGGCGTTGACGTGGAGGTACTGCTAGTCAGGCCCGACAAAGTTTGGAATGATTTCGAACTTGCCGGAGATGATCTGAGCGTGCTTGACGTCGAGGGCTGGGTTGATCCTGCGGATGACTACGGCATGTATGAGGCGAAGTACCTAAAAGCCCGTGCGCTTTTATTTTCCCTCAAGCGCTCACAGGAGccgacaacaccaacaacaaagaGACATGCAAAAGGAGACTCAATAGCTAACAACGACGCTATTTCTCGCTtagtgcagcaacaacaagagttCTTCGAACGCCTCGAAGCAACTTTAACACCAACCCAGGCTGAAGCCGCGGCACCAGTAAGGGAGACAGAATTACCGAAAATTCACATAAAACCGTTTGGTGGCTTTTACAAG ataATCTACAACCGATATATGAGGGGCACCGCAATGCAACTTTTTTTCGAGGAGCCTGCTAATAATGGTCGCCATTGCCGtagttcttattatttttttctgaaaattttacaaaacattcTTCATATGTTGTACTTCAatctaaaaatagtttaa
- the LOC116655094 gene encoding uncharacterized protein LOC116655094 isoform X2, translated as MEQLKRIKGVRGRLKSSLTKLLYTAENSSASIGVDVEVLLVRPDKVWNDFELAGDDLSVLDVEGWVDPADDYGMYEAKYLKARALLFSLKRSQEPTTPTTKRHAKGDSIANNDAISRLVQQQQEFFERLEATLTPTQAEAAAPVRETELPKIHIKPFGGFYKMRLQVWYATCRFLRPHMTTLGSASMRDTIDHVKLFTTCLTSLWSYHRLTIER; from the exons ATGGAACAACTCAAACGGATAAAGGGAGTGAGGGGCCGTCTCAAATCCAGCCTCACCAAACTGCTATACACAGCagaaaactcttccgcatcaaTCGGCGTTGACGTGGAGGTACTGCTAGTCAGGCCCGACAAAGTTTGGAATGATTTCGAACTTGCCGGAGATGATCTGAGCGTGCTTGACGTCGAGGGCTGGGTTGATCCTGCGGATGACTACGGCATGTATGAGGCGAAGTACCTAAAAGCCCGTGCGCTTTTATTTTCCCTCAAGCGCTCACAGGAGccgacaacaccaacaacaaagaGACATGCAAAAGGAGACTCAATAGCTAACAACGACGCTATTTCTCGCTtagtgcagcaacaacaagagttCTTCGAACGCCTCGAAGCAACTTTAACACCAACCCAGGCTGAAGCCGCGGCACCAGTAAGGGAGACAGAATTACCGAAAATTCACATAAAACCGTTTGGTGGCTTTTACAAG ATGAGGCTGCAAGTTTGGTACGCCACTTGCCGATTTCTGAGACCGCATATGACAACGCTTGGGAGCGCCTCAATGCGAGATACGATCGACCACGTCAAATTATTCACAACCTGTTTGACATCTTTATGGAGCTACCATCGACTAACAATAGAGAG ataA
- the LOC116655099 gene encoding uncharacterized protein LOC116655099 isoform X3 has product MEQLKRIKGVRGRLKSSLTKLLYTAENSSASIGVDVEVLLVRPDKVWNDFELAGDDLSVLDVEGWVDPADDYGMYEAKYLKARALLFSLKRSQEPTTPTTKRHAKGDSIANNDAISRLVQQQQEFFERLEATLTPTQAEAAAPVRETELPKIHIKPFGGFYKIIYNRYMRGTAMQLFFEEPANNGRHCRSSYYFFLKILQNILQMLYFNLKIV; this is encoded by the exons ATGGAACAACTCAAACGGATAAAGGGAGTGAGGGGCCGTCTCAAATCCAGCCTCACCAAACTGCTATACACAGCagaaaactcttccgcatcaaTCGGCGTTGACGTGGAGGTACTGCTAGTCAGGCCCGACAAAGTTTGGAATGATTTCGAACTTGCCGGAGATGATCTGAGCGTGCTTGACGTCGAGGGCTGGGTTGATCCTGCGGATGACTACGGCATGTATGAGGCGAAGTACCTAAAAGCCCGTGCGCTTTTATTTTCCCTCAAGCGCTCACAGGAGccgacaacaccaacaacaaagaGACATGCAAAAGGAGACTCAATAGCTAACAACGACGCTATTTCTCGCTtagtgcagcaacaacaagagttCTTCGAACGCCTCGAAGCGACTTTAACACCAACCCAGGCTGAAGCCGCGGCTCCAGTAAGGGAGACAGAATTACCGAAAATTCACATAAAACCGTTTGGTGGCTTTTACAAG ataATCTACAACCGATATATGAGGGGCACCGCAATGCAACTTTTTTTCGAGGAGCCTGCTAATAATGGTCGCCATTGCCGtagttcttattatttttttctgaaaattttacaaaacattcTTCAAATGTTGTACTTCAatctaaaaatagtttaa